The genomic interval CCTGCGAGAGCTGGTGCACGCGCTGGACTCCGCGCAGCCCGTCACCGACGTGCGCCCGCTCTCGAGCCTGCGCCATGACTCGCTCGCAGCACCCCGCCTGGTGACGCTCCTCCTCGGCTTCGTCGCGGTGCTCGCGCTGGTGCTGACCTGCACGGGACTGTCGGGCGTGGTGGCCTTCTCCGTGAGCCAGCGGGTGCGCGAATTGGGCATCCGTCTGGCGCTCGGAGCCGAGCCCTCCAGCGTGCTCGCGCTGGTCCTGCGTCAAGGCATGGTCCTGGTGCTCGCGGGACTCGTGATGGGGACGGCGGGTGCGCTCGGGCTGTCGTCGATGATGAAGGGGCTGCTGTTCGGCGTGGAGCCCGCGGACCCCGTGACACTCGTGGGGGTGGTGCTCTTGCTGGGTGGCACGGGCGCGGTGGCGTGCCTGATACCCGCCTTGCGGGCGTCGCGAGTGGACCCGGCCATCGCGCTGCGGAGCACGTAAGCGCCCGTTCAACCGGGCGCTCCGCCCACGAAGGGGGCGCGCGCGCCCGCGGCCAGGACTACGATGCGGCGCCGTGGGGTACGGATGACCGCGGCGATGCAACGAGTCGGAGTTCTGGGCTACGAGGGAGTGGAGGCCCTGGACCTCGTGGGGCCGATGGAGGCGTTCACCAAGGTCCAGACAGGTGGGCAGCGCCGCTATGACGTGGTGATGGTGGGGCTGAACCTGGGTGAGTTCAGGTCCGAGTCGGGGCTCGTCTTCAAGCCGCAGCTCTCACTCGCTGACGCCAAGGGGTTGGACACGCTCCTCATCTCCGGAGGGGCGGGCCTGCGACTGCCGGATGCGAACGCACAGGTGGTTCGCTGGCTCCAGGCCCACGGGCACACGGTTCGACGCATCGTCTCCGTCTGCACGGGCATCTATGCGCTCGCGGCGTCGGGACTCCTCGACGGCCGGCAAGCGACCACCCACTGGCAGTTCGCCTCGGATGTCGCGGCGCGATTTCCAAAGGTCCGCCTGGAGCCGGATGCCTTGTTCATCAAGGACGGCGCCTTCTACACGTCCGCGGGAATCACCGCGGGCATCGACCTGACGCTCGCGCTCATCGAGGAGGACCACGGCCCGCGCGCGGCGCTCACTGTCGCACGTGAGCTGGTGATGGACCTCAAGCGGCCGGGAGGACAGGCGCAGTACTCCGAACCGCTGCGCTTCCAGGAGGAGAGCGGCGGGCGTTTTGGAGACCTCACCAGTTGGATGCTCGTCAACCTCGCGGGAGACCTCTCCATC from Myxococcus stipitatus carries:
- a CDS encoding GlxA family transcriptional regulator, translated to MQRVGVLGYEGVEALDLVGPMEAFTKVQTGGQRRYDVVMVGLNLGEFRSESGLVFKPQLSLADAKGLDTLLISGGAGLRLPDANAQVVRWLQAHGHTVRRIVSVCTGIYALAASGLLDGRQATTHWQFASDVAARFPKVRLEPDALFIKDGAFYTSAGITAGIDLTLALIEEDHGPRAALTVARELVMDLKRPGGQAQYSEPLRFQEESGGRFGDLTSWMLVNLAGDLSIEALAQRTCLSPRHFARQFRAAFGRTPAAYVEQLRMEEARRRLVEGDSGIEQVALAVGFQSADVFRRAFERRFGVAPSTYRRSFGAHAEHARGTPPMPHPRNKRAPRRMAR